A stretch of the Massilia varians genome encodes the following:
- the rplR gene encoding 50S ribosomal protein L18 — MDKKQSRLRRGRQTRIKIAQLGVNRLSVHRTNLHIYANLISPDAKVLVSASTLEAEVRAELAGKTGAGGNAAAAALVGKRVAEKALKAGITEVAFDRSGFRYHGRVKALAEAAREAGLKF; from the coding sequence CAATCGCGTCTGCGTCGCGGACGTCAAACCCGCATCAAGATCGCCCAGCTGGGCGTGAACCGTCTGTCGGTTCACCGCACCAACCTGCACATCTATGCGAACCTGATCAGCCCGGACGCTAAGGTGCTGGTGTCGGCCTCGACGCTGGAAGCTGAAGTGCGTGCTGAACTGGCAGGCAAGACCGGCGCCGGCGGCAACGCTGCCGCTGCTGCCCTGGTTGGCAAGCGCGTCGCAGAGAAAGCACTGAAAGCAGGAATCACCGAAGTCGCATTCGACCGTTCGGGTTTCCGTTACCACGGCCGTGTGAAGGCGCTGGCAGAAGCCGCGCGTGAAGCCGGTCTGAAGTTCTAA